A genomic segment from Thermococcus sp. LS1 encodes:
- a CDS encoding endonuclease MutS2 gives MTLKLNPEAKAIYRAILEEIKRRLVLPGSSAFLDEFGPVSERGEILRRQAYFKENLPKIRPELRKYLSKVRPIKFRRDFLHDRVLIVDESELEKAENLNLCEVSTSLEDAEGYPLVLSTVGYGIDVKLTPSDIAPELYIMPLWENRETLQALVGIGELTGEKSVAEEILEALKELEEVMEKRRLLDGLEELIAGKERELNEKISEKLEKFSLTLSGKELLEFLGELKAGNYEAIFSHFGEVEGEILDLINGAEKELSEKLGVTVELFSREELYPVTVPPERVEMLREELEKELKVELYLKSREVLGKIRPLLARLKEELERVYELDFLRAVKEFAEGFTFPELWNGGIAFINGRHLFIENPQPVSYVVGRKPENFALPGAEKVKDEPVVILTGANSGGKTSLLELITQITLLAHMGLPVPAEKAWVEPLDELFFFRRKRSVYGAGAFETALRSFVRALKGEGRKLILIDEFEAITEPGAAVKIIGELLKVAYERGFYVVIVSHLGEDLKRELPFARVDGIEAKGLDENLNLIVDRQPKFGTLGRSTPELIVERLARMKRGKEREIFERILQAFR, from the coding sequence ATGACCCTCAAGCTTAACCCAGAGGCTAAGGCAATCTACCGGGCGATACTCGAGGAGATAAAGAGGCGGTTAGTCCTTCCTGGAAGCTCGGCTTTTCTTGACGAGTTTGGGCCGGTTTCTGAGAGGGGTGAAATCCTCCGCAGACAGGCGTATTTCAAAGAGAACCTGCCGAAAATCCGGCCTGAACTCAGGAAATATCTCTCGAAAGTTCGGCCCATAAAGTTCAGGCGCGACTTCCTCCACGACAGGGTTCTGATAGTTGATGAGAGCGAGCTTGAAAAAGCGGAGAATTTAAACCTCTGTGAGGTCTCGACCAGCCTTGAGGATGCCGAAGGCTATCCCCTCGTCCTCAGCACCGTTGGCTACGGCATCGATGTTAAGCTTACACCTTCCGATATAGCTCCTGAGCTCTACATCATGCCTCTATGGGAGAACAGAGAGACGCTTCAAGCCCTCGTGGGTATAGGTGAGCTCACAGGAGAGAAGAGCGTTGCGGAAGAAATTCTCGAGGCGCTTAAAGAACTCGAAGAAGTCATGGAAAAAAGGAGGCTCCTTGATGGGCTCGAAGAACTGATAGCTGGCAAGGAGCGCGAGCTGAACGAGAAGATTTCAGAAAAGCTCGAGAAGTTCAGCTTGACTTTGAGCGGGAAAGAGCTGCTTGAATTCCTGGGCGAGCTTAAAGCTGGGAACTACGAGGCGATTTTCTCGCACTTCGGAGAGGTAGAGGGCGAAATTTTAGACCTCATCAACGGGGCAGAGAAAGAGCTGAGCGAAAAGCTCGGCGTCACGGTTGAGCTGTTCTCCCGCGAGGAGCTCTATCCCGTCACAGTTCCCCCAGAGAGAGTCGAAATGCTGAGAGAGGAACTTGAGAAGGAGCTCAAGGTGGAGCTCTACCTCAAGAGCCGCGAGGTTCTTGGAAAAATCCGTCCGCTTCTGGCTAGGCTTAAGGAAGAGCTGGAGAGAGTTTACGAGCTGGACTTCTTGAGGGCAGTGAAGGAGTTTGCGGAGGGCTTCACCTTCCCCGAGCTCTGGAACGGTGGAATCGCGTTCATCAACGGAAGGCACCTATTCATCGAAAATCCCCAGCCGGTGAGCTACGTCGTTGGGAGAAAGCCTGAGAACTTTGCCCTTCCCGGCGCGGAGAAGGTAAAGGACGAGCCCGTAGTAATCCTCACCGGTGCGAACAGCGGTGGAAAAACTTCACTCCTGGAGCTGATCACACAGATAACGCTCCTCGCCCATATGGGGCTGCCAGTTCCGGCAGAGAAAGCGTGGGTGGAGCCTCTCGATGAGCTGTTCTTCTTCAGGCGTAAGAGGAGCGTTTACGGTGCCGGAGCCTTTGAGACGGCCTTGAGGTCTTTCGTGAGGGCACTGAAGGGGGAGGGCAGAAAGCTGATCCTCATAGACGAGTTCGAGGCCATAACCGAACCGGGGGCGGCGGTCAAGATAATCGGAGAGCTCCTCAAAGTCGCCTATGAGAGGGGCTTTTACGTCGTCATAGTTTCACACCTCGGCGAGGATCTGAAGAGGGAGCTGCCCTTCGCGAGGGTTGACGGCATAGAGGCCAAAGGTCTGGATGAGAACCTCAACCTCATCGTAGACAGGCAGCCGAAGTTTGGAACGCTCGGAAGAAGCACGCCCGAGCTCATAGTCGAGCGTCTCGCAAGGATGAAGCGTGGAAAAGAGAGGGAGATTTTTGAGAGGATTCTTCAGGCATTTAGGTAA
- the moaC gene encoding cyclic pyranopterin monophosphate synthase MoaC, whose product MKELTHVDEKGVKMVEVGHKREVFRKAVAKGRIRLRPETIELIKAGKTKKGNVIATAQIAGILAVKKTPELIPLCHPIPLTGVDISFEFGEDYIEATCEVRATYKTGVEMEALTGVTLALLTIWDMVKAVEKDEQGQYPFTRIEGIHVVEKVKEEG is encoded by the coding sequence ATGAAGGAACTAACCCACGTCGATGAAAAAGGTGTCAAGATGGTCGAGGTTGGGCATAAGAGGGAAGTCTTCAGAAAGGCTGTCGCGAAGGGCAGGATACGGCTCAGACCGGAGACTATCGAGCTGATAAAGGCTGGGAAGACGAAGAAGGGCAACGTTATTGCGACGGCGCAGATTGCTGGAATTCTGGCCGTCAAAAAGACGCCCGAGCTGATTCCGCTCTGCCACCCGATACCGCTCACGGGCGTGGACATCTCCTTCGAGTTCGGCGAGGACTACATCGAGGCCACCTGCGAGGTTCGCGCGACCTACAAGACCGGAGTCGAGATGGAGGCCCTGACGGGGGTAACCCTCGCGCTGCTGACCATATGGGACATGGTTAAGGCCGTCGAGAAAGACGAGCAGGGTCAGTATCCGTTCACGAGAATTGAGGGCATCCACGTAGTCGAAAAGGTGAAGGAAGAAGGCTGA
- a CDS encoding intein-containing RctB family protein, which produces MIPLKKIDKIRWEIPKFDKRMRVPGRVYADDVLIEKMRGDKTLEQAANVAMLPGIYKYSIVMPDGHQGYGFPIGGVAAFDVKEGVISPGGVGYDINCLAPGSKVLTEHGYWLKVEELPEKFKLQGVKVYNLDEGHNDASNVAFVAEREVEEGEIAIRITTESGRVIEGSEDHPVLTPEGYVYLGNVKEGDLVIVYPFEGVEYEEREGIILDEDAFKDEDPQVIKFLREKNLVPLRWEDPKVGTIARILGFAFGDGHLGEMSGRLTLAFYGKEETLKELKKDLERLGISANLYVRERDYSIETTSGHYEGKSVSAELRVTSRSFALLLERLGMPRGRKTEKAYRVPEWIMEAPLWVKRNFLAGLFAADGSIVEFKGNTPFPINLTQSKDENLAENLAEFLGDVAKLLAEFGIKTTLYEIKSKKGVTYRLSIVGEESVRAFVERINYEYDPEKKAKGLIAAAYLKLKERVREERRKAMEKAREVYERTGSLKEAHNAVKDVVNRRFVERSIYEGYREPRVSKDFPTFEEFARERGYEGGFVAERAVKVERVRPSYDRFYDVGVYHEAHNFIANGVVVHNCGVRLIRTNLTEKEVRPKIKELVDTLFKNVPSGLGSKGRVRLHWSQLDDVLAEGAKWAVDNGYGWKGDLEHLEEGGRMEGADPNAVSQKAKQRGAPQLGSLGSGNHFLEIQVVDKIYDEEVAKAYGLFEGQVVVMVHTGSRGLGHQVASDYLRVMEKANRKYGVPWPDRELVSVPFQSEEGQRYFSAMKAAANFAWANRQMITHWVRESFEEVFKRKAEDMEMTIVYDVAHNIAKVEEHEVDGRKVKVVVHRKGATRAFPAGHPDVPKAYRDVGQPVLIPGSMGTASYVLAGTEGSMKETFGSSCHGAGRLLSRKAATRQYRGDRLKNELLQKGIYIRAASLRVVAEEAPGAYKSVDNVVNVVHEAGIAKLVARMRPMGVAKG; this is translated from the coding sequence ATGATTCCGCTGAAGAAGATTGATAAGATAAGGTGGGAGATACCAAAGTTCGATAAGAGGATGCGCGTTCCGGGAAGGGTCTACGCCGATGATGTTCTCATAGAGAAGATGAGAGGAGATAAGACTCTTGAGCAGGCGGCAAATGTTGCCATGCTCCCTGGCATCTACAAGTATTCCATAGTCATGCCCGACGGACACCAGGGCTACGGGTTCCCAATCGGTGGTGTAGCGGCCTTTGACGTGAAAGAGGGCGTAATAAGCCCCGGAGGCGTGGGATATGACATCAACTGCCTTGCTCCCGGCTCAAAGGTCCTGACCGAGCACGGCTACTGGCTTAAGGTTGAGGAGCTTCCCGAGAAGTTCAAGCTCCAAGGCGTGAAGGTGTACAACCTCGATGAGGGCCACAACGACGCCTCAAACGTTGCCTTCGTCGCGGAGAGAGAAGTTGAAGAAGGCGAGATTGCGATAAGAATAACGACCGAGAGCGGCAGGGTGATCGAGGGAAGCGAAGACCACCCTGTTCTCACGCCAGAAGGCTACGTCTACCTGGGCAACGTCAAGGAAGGTGACCTGGTCATAGTGTATCCCTTTGAGGGAGTTGAGTACGAGGAGAGAGAGGGCATAATTCTCGACGAAGATGCCTTTAAGGATGAAGACCCCCAAGTGATAAAGTTCCTCCGTGAGAAAAACCTAGTTCCGCTCCGCTGGGAGGATCCCAAGGTAGGGACGATAGCGAGGATACTGGGCTTCGCCTTCGGCGACGGCCACCTTGGCGAGATGTCTGGAAGGCTGACCCTGGCCTTCTACGGGAAGGAGGAGACTCTTAAAGAGCTCAAGAAAGACCTCGAAAGGCTCGGGATAAGCGCGAACCTCTACGTCCGCGAGAGAGACTACAGCATCGAAACGACCAGCGGGCACTACGAGGGGAAGAGCGTCTCCGCGGAGCTGAGGGTTACCTCAAGGAGCTTCGCGCTCCTCCTTGAGAGGCTTGGCATGCCGAGGGGCAGGAAGACAGAGAAAGCCTACCGCGTCCCGGAGTGGATAATGGAAGCCCCCCTCTGGGTCAAGAGAAACTTCCTGGCCGGGCTCTTCGCGGCCGATGGGAGCATAGTGGAGTTCAAGGGCAACACGCCTTTCCCGATAAACCTCACCCAGTCCAAGGATGAGAACCTTGCTGAGAACCTCGCGGAGTTTTTGGGCGACGTTGCCAAGCTCCTCGCAGAGTTCGGCATAAAGACGACCCTCTACGAAATAAAATCGAAGAAAGGAGTTACCTACAGGCTCTCGATAGTGGGAGAGGAGAGCGTTAGAGCCTTCGTCGAGAGGATAAACTACGAGTACGACCCAGAAAAGAAGGCCAAGGGCCTCATAGCGGCCGCTTACCTGAAGCTCAAGGAGCGCGTTAGGGAGGAGCGCAGGAAGGCAATGGAGAAAGCAAGGGAAGTTTACGAAAGAACAGGAAGCCTCAAAGAGGCCCACAATGCAGTTAAAGACGTTGTCAACAGGCGCTTCGTCGAGAGGAGTATCTACGAGGGTTACCGGGAGCCGAGGGTTTCAAAGGACTTCCCGACCTTCGAGGAGTTCGCAAGGGAGAGGGGCTACGAAGGCGGCTTTGTCGCCGAGAGGGCCGTGAAGGTGGAGAGGGTTAGGCCTTCCTACGACAGGTTCTACGACGTCGGCGTTTACCACGAGGCCCACAACTTCATAGCCAACGGCGTTGTCGTCCACAACTGTGGTGTCCGTCTTATCCGCACGAACCTAACTGAAAAGGAAGTTAGGCCGAAGATTAAGGAGCTCGTCGACACACTCTTCAAGAACGTGCCGAGTGGTCTTGGAAGCAAGGGGCGCGTGAGGCTCCACTGGAGCCAGCTCGACGATGTTCTGGCAGAGGGAGCAAAGTGGGCCGTTGACAACGGCTACGGCTGGAAGGGGGACCTTGAGCACCTTGAGGAAGGCGGCAGGATGGAGGGCGCGGATCCAAATGCCGTCAGCCAGAAGGCTAAGCAGAGGGGAGCTCCACAGCTCGGTTCCCTTGGCTCGGGAAACCACTTCCTCGAGATCCAGGTCGTTGACAAAATCTACGACGAGGAAGTGGCGAAGGCCTACGGTCTCTTCGAGGGCCAAGTCGTTGTGATGGTTCACACCGGAAGCAGGGGTCTCGGCCACCAGGTAGCGAGCGACTATCTTCGCGTGATGGAGAAAGCCAACAGGAAGTACGGGGTTCCGTGGCCCGACCGTGAGCTTGTCAGCGTTCCCTTCCAGAGCGAAGAGGGCCAGAGGTACTTCAGCGCAATGAAGGCGGCAGCAAACTTCGCCTGGGCCAACAGGCAGATGATAACCCACTGGGTCAGGGAGAGCTTTGAGGAGGTCTTCAAGCGCAAAGCCGAGGACATGGAGATGACCATCGTTTATGACGTTGCCCACAACATCGCAAAGGTCGAGGAGCACGAGGTTGATGGAAGGAAGGTCAAGGTCGTCGTCCACAGGAAGGGTGCTACCAGGGCCTTCCCTGCCGGTCATCCAGATGTGCCGAAGGCTTACAGGGACGTTGGCCAGCCGGTTCTCATTCCTGGCTCGATGGGTACCGCCAGCTACGTTCTTGCTGGAACTGAAGGCTCGATGAAGGAAACCTTCGGTTCGAGCTGCCACGGAGCCGGCAGGCTCCTCAGCAGAAAAGCGGCAACCAGACAGTACCGCGGTGACAGGCTCAAGAACGAGCTCCTCCAGAAGGGCATCTATATCAGGGCGGCAAGCCTCAGGGTTGTCGCTGAAGAGGCCCCAGGCGCTTACAAGAGCGTTGACAACGTTGTTAACGTCGTCCACGAGGCTGGCATTGCCAAGCTCGTCGCCAGGATGCGCCCGATGGGCGTTGCGAAGGGCTGA
- a CDS encoding tRNA (cytosine(49)-C(5))-methyltransferase, producing the protein MSVRDEIREANPEFYERYSQIEDTDEFWEFIVKPLRQSIRVNTLKAPLEVVVERLSEDYELEPVPWVREGFFINVDNLARVPEHSLGLIFGQEASSMIPPVVLDPKPGELVLDMAAAPGSKTGQIAQYMENGGCIIANDPKIERANVLIANLNRMGVLNTRVTTRDGAYFGRFENTFDRILLDAPCSSVGMIRKSWKFLTGWRFRGVIKYMNIQKRLILAAYKALKPGGILVYSTCTIDPLENEEVVDYLLRKTDARLEKIELPVKTSEPVLEWEGRTYSEELRKALRIHPNDNDTEAFFIAKIVKPGEGEA; encoded by the coding sequence ATGAGCGTGAGGGACGAGATCAGGGAGGCCAACCCGGAGTTTTACGAGCGCTATTCTCAGATAGAGGATACCGATGAGTTCTGGGAGTTCATAGTAAAGCCCCTCAGGCAGAGCATCAGGGTGAACACGCTCAAAGCCCCGCTTGAGGTTGTAGTTGAGCGCCTGAGTGAGGACTACGAGCTCGAGCCAGTTCCATGGGTCAGGGAGGGCTTCTTTATCAACGTAGATAACCTCGCCAGAGTTCCGGAGCACAGCCTCGGTCTGATATTCGGCCAAGAGGCCAGCTCGATGATTCCACCCGTTGTTCTTGATCCAAAGCCTGGAGAGCTCGTTCTCGACATGGCCGCCGCGCCGGGAAGCAAGACCGGACAGATAGCCCAGTACATGGAGAATGGGGGCTGCATAATAGCCAACGACCCGAAGATAGAGAGAGCAAACGTTCTCATAGCGAACCTCAACAGGATGGGCGTTTTGAACACGCGCGTAACGACGCGCGATGGTGCCTACTTCGGCCGCTTTGAGAACACCTTCGACAGAATTCTCCTCGATGCCCCCTGCTCAAGCGTTGGCATGATAAGGAAGAGCTGGAAGTTCCTGACGGGGTGGAGGTTCAGGGGGGTCATCAAATACATGAACATCCAGAAGAGGCTTATCCTTGCAGCATACAAAGCCCTCAAACCCGGAGGAATTCTCGTTTACTCTACCTGCACCATAGACCCGCTGGAGAACGAGGAGGTCGTTGACTACCTCCTGAGGAAGACGGACGCGAGGCTGGAGAAGATAGAGCTACCTGTGAAGACGAGTGAGCCAGTTCTCGAGTGGGAGGGCAGAACCTACTCGGAAGAGCTTAGGAAAGCCCTCAGGATTCACCCCAACGACAACGACACTGAGGCATTCTTCATTGCGAAGATAGTGAAGCCAGGGGAGGGAGAAGCATGA
- a CDS encoding archease, translating to MREWEHYEHTADIGIRGYGETLEEAFEAVALALFDVMVDVRKVEPKEVRELEVEAEDLEALLYLFLEELLVLHEMDGLVFGDFKVKIEKTEEGYRLRARAYGEPLDYEKHEPKEEVKAITYHDMRIEKLSDGKWMVQLVPDL from the coding sequence ATGCGCGAGTGGGAACACTACGAGCACACCGCGGACATTGGAATCCGCGGGTATGGTGAGACCCTTGAGGAGGCCTTTGAAGCTGTCGCGTTGGCGCTCTTCGATGTCATGGTCGATGTGAGGAAGGTCGAGCCGAAGGAAGTGAGAGAACTTGAGGTTGAGGCTGAAGACCTAGAGGCTTTACTCTACCTGTTCCTCGAGGAGCTCTTGGTGCTCCATGAGATGGACGGCCTCGTCTTTGGGGACTTTAAGGTCAAAATCGAGAAGACGGAGGAGGGCTACAGGCTCAGGGCCAGGGCCTACGGTGAGCCCCTCGATTACGAGAAGCACGAGCCCAAGGAGGAGGTTAAGGCCATAACCTACCACGACATGAGGATTGAAAAACTGTCAGATGGGAAATGGATGGTCCAGCTCGTGCCCGATTTATGA
- the panB gene encoding 3-methyl-2-oxobutanoate hydroxymethyltransferase — MREITPRTIMEMKGKEKIAMVTAYDYPSALIADRAGMDIIFIGDSLGMVVYGEPSTLVVSMDQMVLHTRAVAKAVKRALVLADMPFGSYEVDVEEGIRNAIRLIQAGADAVKIEGGYDHKKLVKRLVRMGIPVMGHTGLTPQRYLRLGGYRLMGETEEEIEEILRDAKALEKAGAFAVVLEFTLADVAKLVTEEVSIPTIGIGAGPYVDGQVLVWHDLLGIYENVPPFVKKYADIGGMIRLALENYREEVKNGSFPAREHYWEFLDKEEFKRKARKVLERLSEDD, encoded by the coding sequence ATGAGGGAGATAACCCCAAGGACGATTATGGAGATGAAGGGCAAAGAGAAAATCGCTATGGTCACCGCTTACGATTATCCTTCTGCGCTCATAGCGGACAGGGCAGGAATGGACATCATATTCATCGGCGATTCTCTCGGCATGGTCGTTTACGGCGAACCAAGCACACTGGTCGTTTCTATGGATCAGATGGTTCTCCACACGAGGGCCGTTGCCAAAGCCGTCAAGCGGGCGCTCGTTCTGGCCGATATGCCCTTCGGGAGCTACGAGGTTGACGTTGAAGAAGGCATCAGGAATGCCATCAGGCTGATTCAGGCCGGTGCAGATGCCGTCAAGATAGAGGGCGGCTATGATCATAAAAAGCTCGTTAAGAGGCTCGTCCGCATGGGGATTCCAGTTATGGGGCACACAGGCTTAACTCCACAGCGCTACCTCAGATTGGGAGGCTATCGCTTGATGGGTGAAACCGAGGAGGAGATCGAGGAAATCCTGCGCGATGCCAAGGCCCTTGAAAAAGCCGGAGCATTTGCTGTCGTTCTGGAGTTCACGCTTGCTGATGTTGCCAAGCTCGTAACCGAGGAGGTTTCCATTCCGACCATCGGCATCGGGGCTGGGCCATACGTGGACGGACAGGTTCTGGTCTGGCACGACCTCCTTGGAATTTACGAGAACGTCCCGCCCTTCGTCAAGAAGTACGCTGACATAGGTGGGATGATTCGCCTCGCCCTCGAGAACTACCGTGAAGAGGTCAAGAACGGCTCTTTCCCTGCAAGGGAGCACTACTGGGAGTTTCTTGACAAAGAGGAATTCAAGAGAAAAGCCAGGAAGGTCCTCGAAAGGTTGAGCGAGGATGATTGA
- a CDS encoding glycosyltransferase family 2 protein, with amino-acid sequence MLEGKRITVIIPAYNEAKRIGKVLERIPEFVDEVIVVDDGSNDNTHGVAVEYSKKDPRIKALRLEKNSGKGAAMRAGVKEATGEIIVFMDADGQHRPEEIINLVEPIVREDADFVIGARKFEVQGKRPLHRRLSNIITTRLLRLKLKQYVYDTQSGFRAMKREFVPTIESDRYEVETEMLIKAAKMGARIKEVPVSMIYGVETGHFRLEDVFRFLWALLKF; translated from the coding sequence ATGCTGGAAGGCAAGAGGATAACTGTCATAATCCCAGCATACAACGAGGCAAAACGAATCGGGAAAGTCCTCGAGAGGATTCCAGAGTTCGTGGATGAAGTAATCGTCGTGGACGATGGAAGCAACGACAACACCCATGGGGTAGCCGTTGAATACAGCAAAAAAGATCCCAGGATCAAAGCGCTGAGACTCGAGAAGAACAGCGGAAAAGGAGCAGCCATGAGGGCAGGCGTGAAGGAAGCGACTGGAGAGATCATAGTTTTCATGGACGCCGACGGCCAGCACAGGCCGGAGGAAATAATAAACCTCGTTGAGCCAATAGTTAGAGAGGACGCAGACTTCGTTATCGGCGCGAGGAAGTTTGAGGTTCAGGGTAAAAGACCTCTCCACAGAAGGCTGAGCAACATAATAACAACTAGGCTTTTGAGGCTCAAGCTGAAGCAGTACGTCTATGACACCCAGAGCGGCTTCAGGGCAATGAAGAGGGAGTTCGTGCCGACCATTGAAAGCGACCGCTATGAGGTTGAAACCGAGATGCTCATCAAGGCGGCGAAGATGGGAGCGAGGATTAAAGAAGTACCCGTCAGCATGATTTACGGTGTTGAAACAGGCCACTTCCGTCTTGAGGACGTCTTTCGTTTTCTCTGGGCTCTCCTCAAGTTCTGA
- a CDS encoding DMT family transporter, with product MERESLGTLLAMTGMFIYGLEPVVIKSNPSNPISFAAFSALTASLILWGSLIWSGDWREIRGNPRDLRKAFFVGLFGTALAYLAYSFGARMSTAINAALITRSEVLFSFFLSWLFLGERITRRLVVYSLFILTGLAFVITQGRSLELHLGDFLLLLVPLFWQLGHVIAKRLSYGPITIAALRNTFGFLLLFPLAAATSLELSRFVIAEGMIIALGQIVWYKSIKLINLSKATAIITPAPAVAIGIGVLLGESFTLYHAIGFLLITLGTLGAVKVKSELRT from the coding sequence ATGGAGAGGGAATCCCTCGGGACACTCCTCGCGATGACTGGGATGTTCATCTACGGCCTCGAGCCAGTCGTGATAAAATCAAACCCATCAAACCCAATTAGTTTTGCCGCATTTTCAGCTCTCACGGCCTCCCTGATACTCTGGGGGAGTCTAATTTGGAGCGGGGATTGGCGGGAGATTCGGGGCAATCCAAGAGACCTCAGGAAGGCCTTTTTTGTGGGATTATTTGGAACTGCACTGGCTTATCTTGCCTATTCCTTCGGCGCGCGAATGAGCACTGCCATAAATGCCGCACTCATAACGAGGAGCGAAGTGCTCTTCTCCTTCTTCCTCTCGTGGCTCTTTCTTGGGGAGCGGATAACCCGGCGGCTAGTGGTTTATTCCCTCTTTATACTCACCGGCTTAGCCTTCGTGATCACCCAGGGCCGTTCTCTGGAACTTCACCTTGGGGACTTTCTGCTCCTCCTCGTCCCACTCTTCTGGCAGCTCGGCCACGTTATAGCCAAAAGGCTCTCCTACGGCCCAATTACAATAGCAGCACTGAGAAACACCTTCGGCTTTTTACTGCTCTTCCCTCTGGCGGCTGCTACTAGTTTGGAGCTTTCCAGGTTCGTCATCGCCGAAGGCATGATAATAGCTTTAGGCCAGATAGTCTGGTACAAGTCGATAAAGCTCATCAACCTCTCGAAGGCGACGGCGATAATAACGCCCGCTCCTGCAGTGGCGATTGGAATAGGCGTGCTCCTCGGTGAAAGCTTCACGCTCTATCATGCCATCGGTTTTCTCCTCATAACCCTCGGAACGCTGGGTGCAGTAAAGGTAAAGAGCGAGCTCAGAACTTGA
- a CDS encoding phosphatase PAP2 family protein: MLKLRELTNDWEVLVRLNAFFISYFGWLLFGLAYGFLGRYSVDVTHYLLQLPFTSRDFVIGLIEFTKSLPLLYWLFEGVYYLGFSGSIALAVAYLLLYKRDLGASDELFIRYLLSYTVAGSIYLIVHVHAPHLVYNLPGYLSENTYLTRQEFVLPSLHNTFAMVNIITLWKYRKEKIGATLIVLNLLIPFTTLFLGHHWIYDIITGMVLAGVVSRLTAGYSPRLPAMLCGLELSYLRRLAVLSFFIGVIALFLAADPQHWSQLVSNLFGTP, translated from the coding sequence ATGCTGAAGCTGCGGGAGCTCACTAACGACTGGGAGGTTCTCGTGAGGCTAAACGCCTTCTTTATAAGCTACTTTGGGTGGCTCCTCTTTGGGCTCGCTTACGGTTTTCTCGGCAGGTACAGCGTCGACGTCACTCACTACCTCCTGCAGCTCCCGTTCACCTCCAGGGATTTTGTGATAGGCCTCATCGAATTTACAAAGAGCCTCCCGCTTCTCTACTGGCTCTTTGAAGGTGTGTACTACCTTGGTTTTTCAGGCTCAATAGCCCTCGCCGTTGCGTATCTGCTCCTCTACAAAAGGGATCTGGGAGCCTCTGATGAGCTTTTCATTAGATACTTGCTCTCCTACACCGTGGCAGGGTCGATATATTTGATCGTCCACGTCCACGCGCCCCATCTGGTCTACAACCTGCCCGGATACCTCTCGGAGAACACCTATTTGACCAGACAGGAGTTCGTCCTGCCTTCCCTTCACAACACGTTCGCCATGGTCAACATAATCACCCTCTGGAAGTACCGGAAGGAGAAGATTGGTGCGACTCTCATTGTCCTTAACTTGTTGATACCCTTCACGACGCTCTTCCTTGGCCACCACTGGATCTACGATATAATAACTGGAATGGTCCTTGCAGGGGTCGTTTCGAGGCTCACAGCGGGTTATTCTCCAAGACTTCCAGCAATGTTGTGCGGGCTGGAGCTTTCATATTTAAGACGGCTGGCAGTTCTGAGCTTCTTCATTGGTGTAATCGCCCTCTTTCTAGCCGCTGATCCTCAGCACTGGAGCCAGCTTGTCAGCAATCTCTTTGGGACTCCCTGA
- a CDS encoding HAD family hydrolase: protein MEIPGYGEIKAETVVFDLNGTLGVSGRVDEEVKHLLERLSDKYTVVILSADTFGTLEEEFKGLPVRIERVKDGSEKLEKAMAYGSYIAVGNGNNDVAMLESAELAFCIIGSEGATVEALLASDIVVKDVKDAIAMLLDDRKLTATLRG from the coding sequence ATGGAGATTCCGGGCTACGGAGAGATAAAAGCTGAAACAGTAGTGTTCGACCTCAACGGCACCCTTGGCGTCAGCGGCCGGGTGGATGAAGAGGTAAAGCACCTCCTCGAGAGGTTGTCGGACAAGTACACCGTCGTCATTCTGAGCGCCGACACCTTCGGGACGCTGGAGGAAGAGTTCAAAGGCCTTCCAGTAAGGATCGAGCGCGTTAAAGATGGAAGCGAAAAACTCGAGAAGGCCATGGCCTATGGCTCCTACATAGCTGTGGGCAACGGGAACAACGATGTGGCAATGCTTGAGAGCGCTGAACTGGCCTTCTGCATCATAGGGTCAGAAGGAGCGACCGTCGAAGCCCTCCTCGCAAGTGACATCGTTGTCAAAGATGTAAAAGACGCGATAGCGATGCTTCTCGATGATAGGAAGCTCACAGCGACACTGAGAGGGTGA